Proteins co-encoded in one Arachis hypogaea cultivar Tifrunner chromosome 13, arahy.Tifrunner.gnm2.J5K5, whole genome shotgun sequence genomic window:
- the LOC112738015 gene encoding phosphatidylglycerophosphate phosphatase PTPMT2 has translation MKIEELDDTGSSRDEEKGEMQIVRVDSKRALVGAVARILFYPTLLYNVLRNKIEAEFRWWDQVDEFLLLGAVPFPKDVPHLKKLGVGGVITLNEPYETLVPSSLYHAHGIDHLVIPTRDYLFAPSFADISRAVQFIHQNSTCGKTTYVHCKAGRGRSTTIVLCYLIEYKHMTAAAALEYVRSQRPRVMLAPSQWKAVQNYSKRRPCSFARSPSWDAVLITKADLEGYQSSGNAGMELAIAPKVPKTNPMISRLSCLFASLKTSGNSVPMTRWLPVSESRAC, from the exons ATGAAGATCGAGGAGTTAGACGATACGGGGAGTAGTAGGGATGAAGAGAAGGGGGAGATGCAGATTGTGAGGGTTGATTCAAAGAGAGCGTTGGTTGGAGCAGTTGCTCGGATCCTGTTTTACCCGACACTCTTGTATAATGTGCTTCGTAACAAGATTGAAGCTGAATTCAGGTGGTGGGATCAAGTTGATGAG TTTTTGTTGCTGGGCGCAGTCCCATTCCCCAAAGATGTTCCTCACTTGAAGAAGCTTGGCGTTGGTGGTGTAATAACTCTTAATGAACCGTATGAAACTTTGGTGCCTTCATCATTGTATCAT GCTCATGGAATTGATCACTTGGTAATTCCCACAAGGGATTATCTCTTTGCCCCCTCCTTTGCTGATATCAGCCGGGCTGTGCAGTTCATTCATC AGAATTCAACTTGTGGTAAAACTACTTATGTTCACTGTAAAGCTGGGCGGGGAAGGAGTACAACAATTGTGCTTTGCTATCTG ATTGAATACAAGCACATGACAGCTGCTGCTGCCCTGGAATATGTGCGGTCTCAAAGACCCAGAGTGATGCTAGCTCCATCGCAATGGAAG GCTGTTCAAAACTATAGCAAACGCAGACCTTGTTCTTTTGCACGCTCACCCTCATGGGATGCAGTTCTTATAACCAAAGCTGATCTTGAAGGCTACCAGAGCTCTGGTAATGCTGGTATGGAGCTGGCCATTGCTCCTAAAGTGCCAAAGACTAATCCCATGATATCAAGACTATCTTGTCTGTTTGCATCCTTAAAGACATCCGGAAATAGTGTACCCATGACAAGGTGGTTGCCGGTTTCTGAGTCACGTGCTTGTTAA